Sequence from the Burkholderia cepacia genome:
GAACCCGCGGCGGCCGTGCGTGCCGAGCACCAGCAGATCGGCGCCGAACGCTTTCGCGCCGTCGAGGATCAGCGAGGAGACGTCGTTGAGCGACGTCGCTTCGGCGAACCGGGCCTCGCCCTTTACGCCCGCCGCCTGCATCAGCGGCGTGAATTCCTTCGCGAGCGCGTCGCCCTGCGCGACGAGCTGGTCGCGCAGCACGGACGGATCGTAGCCGGGCACGTTGTAGTAGATCGCGGCGTTCTCGACGACGTAGAACGGTTGCAGCTCGGCGCCGTGCGATTTCGCGAGCGCCAGCGCGGCATCGAACGCATGGCGGGACGTGTCGCTGCCGTCGACGGCAACCAGAATACGCTTGTACATAGTGTCTCCGAGATGCGGGTTGAAAAGGAACCGGCCGGAGGCCGGTTGCACGGCGCGCTGCTGCGACGCAGGTTAAACGAATGCCGGCGACCTTGCAGTGCCGTCGGCCATGCAGCGCGACGCCGACGTCGGTTGCGATCGGGCGAGTCGCGGCCGTTGCGTGTGCACGCCGCATGCAACGCCGCGGCCGATTGCGCCGCGGTGCCGTCGCAGGACCGTCGCTGGACGATGAGCACGTCGGTGTTCGGTGCCTGCGCAACGATCGCCGGACCGGCGCTGCGCGGGCTTCGCCATTGAAGCGTAAAAGACGTCACGCGACCTGACGTCGATCAAACGATGTGCACGTTGGAACCGCGCGGCGACATGCCGGATGCGGCGCGGACATGCTAGGAAAGCGGCGGGCAGGGCGCCGGCGATGGAAGGGCGCGCGAAGGTGCGACGGGGCGTCGCAGCTTGCGGCGCTCAGGCGCCCCGATGGATCGTGGCAGACTGATGGTCCGGTTCGCCGTTCGGGCAGTCGAATGTCTGCTGCCGCTGACGCCGTCGCAAGCGCGCGCATGCCGCTGCGCCATGATGGTGCGTGCCGTTTCACGACACGCCGACGTCGCGACGCGCGCGGCAACGGCTGTGCAAACGGTTGCTTCAAACGCCGCGGCTAGCGCGTCGTCGTCTTCAGCTCGATCACCCGTTCCGGCCGGCGCGCATGGCCCGGCCAGTGCTCGCGCCCCCGCATCCGGCGCACGGGGCTCACGACTTCTTCGTCGAGCGGTTGCGGCGCATCGAAGCCCTTCTCGATCATCACGTAGCCCTCGCGCAGCGCAAGCGCCAAATGATTGCCGCCCGGCCGGCTGTCGTATCCCGCGAGGCCGTCGGCGGATTCGGGCATCGCGTTGTCGAGCGACGCATTGCTCGTCGTGATTTGATCAGGCGACATCGGTTCGCCCCGCGCGAGGCGTGCCGCTTCGCGGTTCTTGCCGTCGGTGTCGACCGTGCTGTCGTGCGTGTCGTCGTTGTCGAGCTCGATGCTGCGCGGATGCGTGGAACGCATTTGTGCAGACGATTGCATCGCGGCTCTCCTCGCGGCGAAGCGTTCCGGATCCAAGCAAATCCCGTTCCGGGCGTGACGGGAAAAGGCGCGCGGGCGATCGCCGCGGTCGCGCGACGCGCACTGATTTGTCATGATTTATTTCAGCTAGAAGACGC
This genomic interval carries:
- a CDS encoding DUF3005 domain-containing protein, whose translation is MQSSAQMRSTHPRSIELDNDDTHDSTVDTDGKNREAARLARGEPMSPDQITTSNASLDNAMPESADGLAGYDSRPGGNHLALALREGYVMIEKGFDAPQPLDEEVVSPVRRMRGREHWPGHARRPERVIELKTTTR
- a CDS encoding universal stress protein translates to MYKRILVAVDGSDTSRHAFDAALALAKSHGAELQPFYVVENAAIYYNVPGYDPSVLRDQLVAQGDALAKEFTPLMQAAGVKGEARFAEATSLNDVSSLILDGAKAFGADLLVLGTHGRRGFRRLVLGSIAEQCVRHATLPVLLIPAAAHAGEQSN